A window of the Rhizobium viscosum genome harbors these coding sequences:
- a CDS encoding mandelate racemase/muconate lactonizing enzyme family protein: MHITGFKTYMQRVDDRPRLLLKIETSEGISGWGECYNHGPDWALPPLFDYLFHQIEGEDARRVEFLVLKLNQQCRFPPGALGLAAISAIDHALWDIAGKAAGLPVYMLLGGNVRDRVRVYCGVYTAPDPQTAQDQTLELNEKYGYTAFKLSPFRRDLHAGRWGELVKETGDWFAKIREITPSHFEFAFDAHAKIFEPYQAVQLAAAIAPNDPLFYEEPIRPEHIPAWAELKSKVSVPLATGESLYSRFEFLSLMSARGADIIQPDICVVGGVTEMRRIATIAEAHYVTVAPHNPMGPLATAVNIHFCAAQPNFKVLEFKPHVHAPWATDPYMPVDGHMELRPDRPGWGLEIDEKALQTEDYIHWERKITRKPDGSTAYP; the protein is encoded by the coding sequence ATGCACATCACCGGCTTCAAGACCTACATGCAGCGCGTCGACGACCGGCCGCGACTACTCCTGAAAATCGAAACGAGCGAAGGTATTTCCGGTTGGGGCGAGTGCTACAATCACGGCCCCGACTGGGCGCTGCCGCCGCTTTTCGACTACCTCTTCCATCAGATCGAAGGGGAGGACGCCCGCCGAGTGGAATTCCTTGTGCTGAAACTCAATCAGCAGTGCCGTTTTCCGCCGGGCGCCCTCGGGCTTGCGGCCATTTCGGCGATCGATCACGCGCTCTGGGATATTGCCGGCAAGGCCGCCGGCCTGCCCGTTTACATGCTGCTTGGCGGCAACGTTAGGGATCGGGTGCGCGTCTATTGCGGCGTCTATACCGCGCCGGACCCGCAGACGGCGCAGGACCAGACCCTCGAGCTGAACGAAAAATACGGCTACACGGCTTTCAAGCTCAGCCCCTTCCGCCGCGATCTGCATGCCGGCCGCTGGGGAGAGCTTGTGAAGGAAACCGGTGATTGGTTCGCTAAGATACGCGAGATCACGCCGTCGCATTTCGAATTCGCATTCGACGCTCATGCAAAGATCTTCGAACCCTATCAGGCGGTGCAGCTCGCCGCAGCGATTGCCCCTAATGATCCGCTCTTCTACGAGGAGCCGATCCGGCCGGAGCACATTCCGGCATGGGCCGAGCTGAAGTCGAAAGTCTCCGTTCCGCTGGCCACCGGAGAATCGCTCTATAGTCGCTTCGAATTCCTCTCCCTGATGTCGGCGCGCGGCGCCGACATCATCCAGCCCGACATATGCGTTGTTGGCGGCGTCACGGAAATGCGCAGGATCGCTACAATCGCTGAGGCTCACTATGTAACCGTCGCGCCGCATAACCCGATGGGGCCGCTCGCGACCGCGGTCAACATTCACTTCTGCGCCGCACAGCCGAACTTCAAGGTCCTGGAGTTCAAGCCCCATGTCCATGCGCCATGGGCGACCGATCCGTATATGCCGGTCGACGGTCATATGGAATTGCGGCCCGACCGTCCGGGTTGGGGGCTGGAAATCGATGAAAAGGCATTGCAGACTGAAGACTACATTCATTGGGAGCGGAAAATCACCCGCAAGCCGGACGGATCGACGGCTTATCCCTGA
- a CDS encoding epoxide hydrolase family protein: MTKTDNVSIRRSVSDRAIAMAFGSLLLVPVIYALPVHAADPASSVATTTASADESVRPFQIHVPQSQLDDLRRRIADTRWPDKETVGDDSQGIQLSRVQDLVRYWGTEYDWRKTEAQLNALPELVTTIDGVDIQFIHVRSRHPNALPIILTHGWPGSIFEFIKTIGPLTDPTAYGGRPEDAFDVVIPSIPGYGFSGKPTDLGWGPDRVARAWDVLMKRLGYDHYVSQGGDHGSVISDALARQAPKGLLAIHLNMPATVPGDLMEAINSGDPAPASLSSPEREAYNSLSTFFGRNAAYGAIMVTRPQTIGYSLSDSPAGLASWIYEKFAQWSDSGGVPERVFSKDEMLDDITLYWLTNTGASASRFYWENNNNNFSAETQKTKDIKVPVGITVFPKEIYQAPESWAKQAYPSLTYYHQVEKGGHFAAWEQPQLFAEEVRAAFKSVR; this comes from the coding sequence ATGACCAAGACCGACAATGTTTCAATTCGGCGTAGTGTTTCCGATCGAGCGATCGCCATGGCGTTCGGCTCTCTGTTGCTCGTTCCGGTGATCTATGCACTGCCGGTTCATGCCGCCGATCCTGCGTCGAGTGTTGCCACGACGACGGCGAGCGCGGACGAAAGCGTCCGCCCGTTCCAGATCCACGTTCCACAGTCGCAACTCGACGACCTACGCAGGCGCATCGCCGACACCCGATGGCCCGACAAGGAGACGGTCGGCGACGACTCCCAGGGTATCCAATTGTCACGCGTCCAGGATCTGGTTCGCTACTGGGGTACAGAGTACGACTGGCGCAAAACCGAGGCCCAACTCAATGCATTGCCGGAACTCGTCACCACGATCGACGGTGTCGACATCCAGTTCATCCATGTTCGTTCGCGCCATCCCAACGCTCTCCCGATCATTCTGACACATGGCTGGCCGGGATCGATATTTGAGTTCATCAAGACCATAGGTCCTCTCACGGACCCGACTGCCTATGGCGGCCGGCCGGAAGATGCGTTCGACGTCGTCATCCCCTCGATACCGGGCTACGGATTTTCCGGAAAGCCGACCGATCTGGGCTGGGGGCCGGACCGGGTTGCCCGTGCCTGGGATGTCCTGATGAAACGGCTCGGCTATGACCACTATGTTTCTCAGGGTGGTGATCATGGTTCGGTGATCTCCGACGCGTTGGCGCGCCAGGCACCGAAGGGTCTACTGGCAATCCATCTCAATATGCCCGCGACGGTGCCAGGCGATCTCATGGAGGCTATCAACAGCGGAGACCCGGCCCCCGCGAGCCTGTCATCGCCGGAACGGGAAGCCTATAATTCCTTGAGCACCTTCTTCGGACGAAATGCTGCCTATGGCGCCATAATGGTGACCCGGCCGCAGACGATCGGCTATTCGCTTTCCGACTCGCCGGCCGGCCTTGCGTCCTGGATCTACGAGAAGTTTGCCCAGTGGAGCGACAGTGGCGGTGTTCCTGAGCGCGTTTTCTCCAAGGATGAAATGCTTGATGACATCACGCTCTATTGGTTGACGAACACCGGCGCGTCGGCATCGCGGTTCTACTGGGAAAACAACAACAACAACTTCAGCGCCGAAACGCAGAAGACGAAGGACATCAAAGTCCCGGTCGGCATCACGGTCTTTCCGAAGGAGATCTACCAGGCGCCGGAAAGCTGGGCCAAGCAGGCCTACCCCTCGCTGACCTACTATCATCAGGTCGAGAAAGGCGGGCATTTTGCGGCCTGGGAGCAGCCGCAGCTCTTCGCAGAAGAAGTAAGAGCCGCTTTCAAGTCCGTACGCTGA